A genome region from Mercenaria mercenaria strain notata chromosome 11, MADL_Memer_1, whole genome shotgun sequence includes the following:
- the LOC128546943 gene encoding uncharacterized protein LOC128546943, whose translation MFGVPSRTLRDRVLGHIDAGNYCMGGETLFTRDEEETLVEHVETLAELGYGYTNVRLQQLAGELAFDLGKKKINKAMSNNWLAGFLRRWNDRLSSVNPRKLESTRAKCATPEVLDKYFENLKQVLTENDLLDKPQFIYNLDETGLQPEHRPPNIVANPRTKPQAITSPRSTTTTLIACENALRNSLPPYFVFKGKRWNPDLMKGATAGAKGVLSESGWSNGEIFQDYLKTHFIPYVRPTQASSQPILLIYDGHSSHKTPQLISWAKEQGLILFVLPAHSSHLLQPLDVSIFGPFKNYYYSECSTYMHQHLGQTITKYEICSIACRAYLKAMTPLNIQAGFRKTGIYPLRKEVISPEKLIPCESFREDKPIEKVKAMKAGKDAVGEFLRIKEERQQREMCSTCICGKKKVQKPNAAGTAITGDKYMEELEEYEKNKTINKAKATQKTMPLDSPKPSTSGNNINRTKPVTVDSDTDFDDEETNESDVCCVCKKSSPPAIHELPALKIVNWAQCDNCMHWVHLAFCTSTRVVRRHSTFLCPHCTQ comes from the coding sequence ATGTTTGGGGTCCCCTCTCGAACTTTAAGAGACCGTGTATTGGGACACATAGATGCAGGCAACTACTGTATGGGAGGTGAAACGTTGTTTACACGGGATGAAGAAGAAACCCTCGTTGAGCACGTGGAGACTTTAGCAGAGTTGGGCTATGGGTATACCAACGTCAGGTTACAACAATTAGCAGGCGAATTAGCATTTGATTTAGGTAAAAAGAAGATAAATAAAGCCATGAGTAATAACTGGTTGGCTGGATTTTTGCGCCGATGGAATGACCGCCTTTCGTCCGTTAACCCCCGTAAGCTTGAGAGTACGCGTGCCAAGTGTGCAACCCCTGAAGTTCTTGACAAGTATTTTGAAAACCTAAAACAGGTTTTAACTGAAAACGACTTACTTGACAAGCCACAATTCATTTATAACCTAGACGAAACCGGACTTCAACCAGAACATCGCCCACCCAACATAGTTGCAAACCCTAGGACAAAGCCACAGGCCATTACTTCGCCCAGAAGCACTACCACAACTCTGATTGCTTGTGAAAATGCACTCAGAAATTCTCTTCCTCCATATTTCGTTTTCAAAGGTAAACGGTGGAATCCAGACCTCATGAAAGGAGCCACAGCTGGTGCCAAAGGTGTACTGTCCGAATCCGGTTGGTCAAATGGCGAAATCTTCCAAGACTACCTGAAGACCCATTTCATACCGTATGTAAGACCTACACAAGCCAGTTCTCAACCTATACTTCTCATCTATGATGGTCATAGTTCCCACAAAACACCACAGTTGATTAGCTGGGCCAAGGAACAGGgtctaattttgtttgttttaccgGCTCATTCTTCACACTTACTACAGCCTTTGGACGTCTCAATTTTCGGACCATTCAAGAACTACTACTATTCAGAGTGTTCCACATATATGCATCAACATTTAGGTCAAACAATCACcaaatatgaaatttgttcaATCGCCTGCAGAGCATACTTGAAAGCCATGACACCTTTGAATATTCAAGCTGGATTTCGCAAAACAGGTATTTACCCACTTCGTAAAGAGGTCATATCACCAGAAAAGCTTATTCCATGCGAAAGTTTCAGGGAAGATAAGCCCATAGAAAAGGTAAAGGCAATGAAAGCTGGAAAGGATGCTGTTGGTGAATTCCTCCGCATAAAGGAAGAACGCCAGCAACGGGAAATGTGTTCCACTTGCATATGTGGCAAGAAAAAGGTACAGAAACCTAATGCAGCTGGCACAGCTATCACCGGAGACAAATACATGGAGGAACTTGAAGAATacgaaaaaaataaaaccataaacaaGGCTAAAGCAACACAGAAGACAATGCCACTTGACAGTCCAAAGCCATCAACAAGTGGAAATAACATTAACAGAACCAAACCAGTCACTGTTGATTCTGATACAGACTTTGATGATGAAGAAACAAACGAAAGTGACGTCTGCTGTGTTTGTAAGAAGAGCTCTCCACCGGCAATTCATGAGCTACCCGCATTAAAAATTGTCAACTGGGCGCAATGTGACAACTGCATGCATTGGGTACACCTTGCATTCTGTACATCAACAAGAGTTGTAAGACGACACAGCACCTTTCTATGTCCACACTGCACACAATGA